CGGCGCGGCGAAGAAGCGGAACTGACCGGCCGGGGAGGTCACCACCTCGGCGGTGAACTCACCGGTGCCGTCGAGCAGCCGGACGTACGCGCCCGGGACGACCTCGCCGGCCTCGGACCGGACCACGCCGGTGATGACGGTTTCCTTCTCCAGGTCCAGGCTGGCCGGCAGCGGGGCGGCCTGGTCGGGCGCGGCGCACCCGGCAGCGGTAGGAGCAGTCATGATCAGGCCTCCCCGGGCTCGTCGCCGAGCGCGACCGGCACGCCGACCAGCGAGCCGTACTCGGTCCAGGATCCGTCGTAGTTCTTCACGTTCCGGTGGCCGAGCAGCTCCTGGAGCACGAACCAGGTGTGCGAGGAGCGCTCGCCGATCCGGCAGTACGCGATGGTCTCCTTGCCGTCGTCCAGACCGGCTGCGGCGTAGATCTTGCGCAGCTCGTCGTCGGACTTGAAGGTGCCGTCCTCGTTGGCCGCCTTCGACCACGGGACGCTGATCGCGGTGGGCACGTGGCCGGCGCGCTGCGCCTGCTCCTGCGGCAGGTGGGCCGGGGCGAGCAGCCGGCCGGCGTACTCGTCGGGGCTGCGCACGTCGACCAGGTTCTTGGTGCCGATCGCGTCCACGACCTCGTCGCGGAAGGCCCGGATCGAGGTGTCCGGCTCCTGCGCCACGTACTGGGTGGCCGGCCGGGAGACCTTGTCGGTGACCAGCGGGCGGGCGTCCAGCTCCCACTTCTTGCGGCCACCGTCGAGGAGCTTGACATCGCCGTGGCCGTAGAGCTTGAAGTACCAGTACGCGTACGCGGCGAACCAGTTGTTGTTGCCGCCGTAGAGGATCACGGTGTCGTCGTTCGCAATGCCACGCTCGGAGAGCAGCGCCTCGAACTGGGACTTGTTGACGAAGTCCCGGCGGATCGGGTCCTGGAGGTCGGTCCGCCAGTCCAGCTTGATCGCGCCGGCGATGTGGCCGGTGTCGTAGGCCGAGGTGTCCTCGTCGACCTCGACGAAGACGACGCCCGGGGCGTCGATGTTCTTCTCGGCCCACTCGGCCGAGACGAGTGCGGTGTCGCGACTCATCAGATCACTCCCTGGTGAGGATGGGTGGTGAGCCAGCGCGTGGAGATCGAAGTTGGTGATTGTCGCACCACGCGCGGGACCCTGAGCTAGGAACGGATCACGGGTTCGTGCGACGGCGCCGCTGCCGGGCGAAGAGGGGAGCACCGGAGGGTGTGTTGACCCTGCGGGCGGATGGCCGCTAGGCAGCCGGGGACAGCCCCGCCGTCAGATGACGGGGCGACACAGGCAGGTGGCCACGCGGCACAGGTCGACCGCGCGCCGTTTGGTGAGGAGCGTCCCCATGACCAGGGAGCCTACCGAGCCGGGCCGCCGGACGCCAGCGCGCCGACCAGCATCCGGGACGCGACCCCGGCCACACCGACGGCCCGACCGGATCGGTCGGGCCGTCGGTGGGGACCTGCGGTCAGCGCACCGAGTTGATGGGTACGTCCCGCGCGTCGGCGGTCACGGTGAGCCCCTCGGGCCTCGGCTCCACCTTGCGGACGTTGAGCTGGAACGGCAGCTCCGGCAGGGGTACGTCGATCGAGATGCCCTTGGCGTAGTTGGTCAGCACCTGACGGGCCAGCGGCAGGTTGGGCAACCCCTCGGCGGTCAGGTCGTTGAAGCGCAACGCCACCTTGCCGTTGTTGACGGTCACCTCGGCGATGCCGTTGACCGTGAGCTTCACGCCCAGCACGTCCACCGGCGCGGTGACGACCAGCTTGCCGCCCCGCTCGCCGAGGGTCAGTCCGGGCCGGTCCAGCAGCTTGGCCAGGCTGTCGTAGGTGATGGTGCCGACGCCGTCCACCCGCTCGGCGACCACGTCGCCCTGGCCCGAGCGGAGGGTGTCCAGCGACGCCTTCACGTTACGGGCGTCGACGTCGAGCCGGGGCACGCTGACCGCCTCGCCCTGCACCGGGCCCTGCACGTCGGTCAGCACGATGGAGATGTGCTGGTATTTCCCGGCGAGCACCTGGGTGAGGAAGGGGACGCCGTCCACCTGCACCTTCGGCGCCGAGGACCGGGCGTCCTGCTTGGCGAGCTCCTGCTTCACCTGGTCGGCGATGGCCCGCTCGGCCATCCCGGCGGCCACCCGGTCGGCGACGACCAGCAGGCCGGCCAGGACCAGGAGCAGGACGACGAGGGTGACCAGCGCCTTCCGTCCGCGTCGCCGGGGACGTTCCTCGTACGCCGGGTAGGCCTCTGCCACCACGCCTCCTGTCTGCGCTGCCGGTGCCGCGTCGCGGCGGATCGTTCGTACCCGATGGCGGCCCGCCTCAACCGCGCTCTCAGAGGAACAGCACGCACATGGCGTACGCGGCGGGCGCGGCGAGCGCGAACCCGCCCAGGGGGCCCTGCATGTGCCGGGCGATCCACATGGTGGGCAGCTCACCGGCCATCAGCCGGCCCGCCTCGGCATAGCCGACGGCCAGATCGGCGAGGACCGCCGTGGCGGCGGTGACCAGCCCGATCAGCGCCCCGCTGGTCGGGGTGAAGCCGACCAGGTAGCTGCCGAGGACCGCGCTGGCGAGGGTGCCCAGCATGGCTCCGACGACCACGCCGGCGGCACCCCGGGGGACCTGCGGGGCGAGCCGCGGCCAGGGGGCGACCGCGTCGGTGATCCGGGCGACGGTGAGCGCGACGGCGGTGGCGGTCAGGCAGACGGTGATCGCCTGGGTGCCCTTCGGTACCCGGCTGAGCACGACCAGGGTGGCGAAGGCGACCACGCCGACCACGAGCAGCAGGGTGCTGCCGAGGGAGTCGGTGACCCGGACCCGGTCGACCCGGCGGACGAGCTGGCCGAGCACGGCGGCGAGGAAGCCGCCGGCGGCCACGTAGCCGAGCGGCGCGAGGCCGGCGATGTCGGACTGCACCGCGGCGGTGTCCGCCGCGGCGGCGGCGCCGGCACTGATCAGGGCGACCAGCAGCAGCGCGGGCGGCCGGATCGCCATCGTCCAGGCGAGGACGAAGAGCAGCTGCACGCCGAAGATGATGAACGCGAAGGGCAGCCGGTGCCCCGGCCCGGCGGTCTGCGCGCCGAGCACCAGGCCGACCCCGAGCAGCGCGGCGAAGCCGGCGACGGTGAGCGCCAGGGGGCGGTGCACCTCGACCGGCTCCGCCTCCTCCTCGGCGTCCTCGTCCACGGGCTCGTCGTCGGCCGGCGGGCCGGTCCGCTCTTGCGGAGCCGGCGCGGTCCGCCCCGGTCACCCCGCTCCCCGCCGTCGTCGGCCGGGCCGGGGGGGGCCCGGCGGGCGGCCGTGGAGGGGTCCGGCCGACGCGTCGTCGGCCCACGGGTCGCGGCCGGTCTCGGGCGAGGTGGAGGGAAACACGCCCCGATCGTGCCAGACCGGGCCGCTCCGGCGGAGGTCACGGTTTCGGCAACGTTAAAACCTGCGGCGCGATCACGGGCAGATCAGACAAACAGGAAAGGACACGGGGGGCGGCGGCCAGGCGATCCGTTACGCTCGACCCGTTACCCGCCCGTCAGCGACGCCGGGACCCACGCAAGTTCTCAGCGCCGCCCTCGCGGGCGTGCCGCTGGTCGCGCGCGGCCACGCCGGCCGCCGGGACGGAGGTGATCGTGTGGAGATCCTGCTGCTGGTGAGCGCACGCGCAGGCGAACCTTCGGCGGTGCTGCCGGCACTCGACCTGCTACCGCACTCGGTCCGTACCGCACCGCGTGACGTCCGCACCCTGGTGTCCGGTCCGAGCCCGGACGCGGTGCTGGTGGACGCCCGCTCCGAGCTGAGCGAGGCACGGGCCACCTGCCGGATGTTGCACGCCACCGGGCTCGGCGTGCCGCTGGTCGCGGTGGTCACCGAGGCCGGCCTGATCGCGCTCAATGCCGACTGGGGCGTGGACGACGTGATCCTGGCCGGGGCCGGCCCGGCCGAGGTGGAGGCACGGCTGCGGCTCGCGGTGGGCCGGTTGAGCAACGCGACCGCCGGGGCCGGCGGCTCGATCCGGGCCGGCGAGCTGACCATCGACCCGGACACCTACGCGGCGAAGCTGAAGGGTCGCCCGCTCGACCTCACCTACAAGGAGTTCGAGCTGCTGAAGTTCCTGGCCCAGCACCCGGGTCGGGTGTTCACCCGGGACCAGCTGCTCCGCGAGGTCTGGGGCTACGACTACTTCGGCGGCACCCGCACGGTGGACGTGCACGTCCGGCGACTGCGGGCCAAGCTCGGCTCCGAGTACGAGTCGATGATCGGCACGGTGCGCCAGGTCGGTTACAAGTTCGTCGTCCCGCCGTCGCGTTCGCTGCCGGAGTCGGAGCACGCCCCGCTCCCGGTCTGACCCGGTCCGGGATCGACGCCGCCCGTCGACCCCATAGGCAATTCTCCGGTACGCCCGATTTGCACAACTTGTCGCCATATCCTGACTGACGGGACTGTCAGGGTGCGAGGGGGCGGCGGTGCGTGCGGTGACCATGGGGGCGACGACATTCCGCGCGGCCGGTGCCCTGACCCTGGCGGTGGCCGCCCTGCTCGGGTCCGCGTACGCCCTCGGCCGGAGCATGGTCCCCGAGCAGCCACCCCGCACCACCGCCTCGACGGTGCACGCCGACGGCCCGCGCTACGCCGACCAGCCACCGGACGACTCCCCCACGCCGCACACCGATGCGCCGGCCTCTCCCGTGCCGGCCTCGCCCGTGCCCGACCAGCGGCCGGCCGGCGACGGCGACGGCCCGTACGGCGCCTGGATGCACACCGGCACGGACCGGGTGGCGCTCACCTTCGACGACGGGCCGGACCCGCAGTACACGCCGCAGGTGCTCGACCTGCTCCGCAGCTACGGCGTCAAGGCGACCTTCTGCGTGGTGGGCGAGAACGCACAGAACCACCCCGATCTGATCGAGGCGATCGTGGCCGAGGGGCACACCCTCTGCAACCACTCCTGGAACCACGACACCACCCTCGGCAAACGCTCGCCGGAGTCGATCCGGGCCGACCTGCTCCGGACCAACGACGCCATCCGGGCAGCCGTCCCGGACGCCCGGATCACCTGGTTCCGGCAGCCCGGCGGCGAATGGACGTATCCCGTGGCGTCGATCTGCGCCGAGCTGGGGATGACGCCGCTGCACTGGGCGGTGGACCCGGCGGACTGGCAGGCGCCCGGGGCCGAGAAGGTCACCTCGGCGGTGCTGAGCGACACCGGCCCGGGCTCCATCGTGCTGATGCACGACGCCGGCGGGGACCGGCGGGGCACCGTCGAGGCGCTGCACCGGATCCTGCCGGAGCTGGTCGGCCGGTACCAGCTGGAGGCACTCCCCACGAACCCCACGTGACCCGCATCGCCCCGCCGGGCCTCCGCGCCGAGCCTGCGGAGTCGACCCCCGGGCCGCTACGGTGACGGAATGAGCAGCACCGAGCCGACCGCAGACCGGGTCTCCCGCGCCGACCGGCTGGCGCCGGTCGAGGTCGCCGAGGTGCTGGCGCTGGCCCGGACGGCCGGGGACGCCGACGGTGCCGACCCGCTCGACGAGCACGTGCTGCTGCGGCTGCGCGACCCGGAGGCGCCCGCGGTGCACCTGACCGCGCGCGCGGTGGACGGCACGTTGACCGGTTACGCGCACCTGGACACCACCGACGCCACCGGGATCGGGGTGGAGTTGGTGGTGCACCCGGCGTACCGGCGGCGCGGCACCGGGCGGGCGCTGGCGCGGGGGTGCTGGCCGCGGCCGGCGGCCCGCTGCGCGCCTGGGCGCACGGCGACCATCCGTCCGCCGCCGCGCTCGCCGTCGACCTGGGCTTCGCACGCGCCCGGGTGCTGTGGCAGCTGCGCCGGCCGCTCACCACCGCGCTGCCGGAGCTCCGCCTGCCCGACGGGGTCGAGTTGCGGGCGTTCCGGCCGGGTGAGGACGACGAGGCGTGGCTGGCGCTCAACAACGCCGCCTTCGCCACGCACCCCGAGCAGGGCCGGTGGACCCTCGACGACCTGCGGGTACGCCTCGCCGAGCCGTGGTTCGACCCGGCCGGCTTCCTGCTCGCCGTCGAGTCGGCGTCCGGCCGGCTGCGCGGCTTCCACTGGACCAAGGTGCACGAGCGCCCGGGTTCGGCCCGGATCGGCGAGGTCTACGTGCTGGGGGTGGACCCGACGGCGCACGGCGGCGGGCTCGGCCGGGCGCTGACCACGGCGGGCCTGGCCCACCTGCGGGACCGGCGTGGGCTGGACCGGGTGATGCTCTACGTGGACGAGTCGAACACCGCCGCGGTGGCCCTCTACGAGCGGCTCGGCTTCGCCCGCTGGTGCGGGCACGTCAACTACCGGCTGGGCTGAACGGCCCGCCACCCGTCCCACCGAACGGTCATGCCGGTGCACCCGGTGGGACGACGGCCGTGGTGGACATATCGCCTCAACAGCGACAACGGGTCGCGAGTTCACGAAAAGGACAACCGCTCCTCAGCCACCGGCCACCGGACCGGGCGCACCTGTTCATCTTCCGTTCACTTGTGACCGGCGAACCGTCTACCTGGCACTTCTAGCTTTCACATCAGCCGGTCCGCCCGGCACCCGGGCCTCCATCCGGGCGACCTGACCAAAGATGTGAAGGGAAACCCCTCAGGTGAAGCTCCAGCGGCACGGCGCCATTGCCT
The Micromonospora sp. R77 DNA segment above includes these coding regions:
- a CDS encoding DUF1416 domain-containing protein encodes the protein MTAPTAAGCAAPDQAAPLPASLDLEKETVITGVVRSEAGEVVPGAYVRLLDGTGEFTAEVVTSPAGQFRFFAAPGNWTLRALSRHGNGDTAVTAARGINEVTVAVAP
- a CDS encoding sulfurtransferase — protein: MSRDTALVSAEWAEKNIDAPGVVFVEVDEDTSAYDTGHIAGAIKLDWRTDLQDPIRRDFVNKSQFEALLSERGIANDDTVILYGGNNNWFAAYAYWYFKLYGHGDVKLLDGGRKKWELDARPLVTDKVSRPATQYVAQEPDTSIRAFRDEVVDAIGTKNLVDVRSPDEYAGRLLAPAHLPQEQAQRAGHVPTAISVPWSKAANEDGTFKSDDELRKIYAAAGLDDGKETIAYCRIGERSSHTWFVLQELLGHRNVKNYDGSWTEYGSLVGVPVALGDEPGEA
- a CDS encoding Ms5788A family Cys-rich leader peptide, producing MGTLLTKRRAVDLCRVATCLCRPVI
- a CDS encoding DUF2993 domain-containing protein, with product MAEAYPAYEERPRRRGRKALVTLVVLLLVLAGLLVVADRVAAGMAERAIADQVKQELAKQDARSSAPKVQVDGVPFLTQVLAGKYQHISIVLTDVQGPVQGEAVSVPRLDVDARNVKASLDTLRSGQGDVVAERVDGVGTITYDSLAKLLDRPGLTLGERGGKLVVTAPVDVLGVKLTVNGIAEVTVNNGKVALRFNDLTAEGLPNLPLARQVLTNYAKGISIDVPLPELPFQLNVRKVEPRPEGLTVTADARDVPINSVR
- a CDS encoding response regulator transcription factor codes for the protein MEILLLVSARAGEPSAVLPALDLLPHSVRTAPRDVRTLVSGPSPDAVLVDARSELSEARATCRMLHATGLGVPLVAVVTEAGLIALNADWGVDDVILAGAGPAEVEARLRLAVGRLSNATAGAGGSIRAGELTIDPDTYAAKLKGRPLDLTYKEFELLKFLAQHPGRVFTRDQLLREVWGYDYFGGTRTVDVHVRRLRAKLGSEYESMIGTVRQVGYKFVVPPSRSLPESEHAPLPV
- a CDS encoding polysaccharide deacetylase family protein; protein product: MGATTFRAAGALTLAVAALLGSAYALGRSMVPEQPPRTTASTVHADGPRYADQPPDDSPTPHTDAPASPVPASPVPDQRPAGDGDGPYGAWMHTGTDRVALTFDDGPDPQYTPQVLDLLRSYGVKATFCVVGENAQNHPDLIEAIVAEGHTLCNHSWNHDTTLGKRSPESIRADLLRTNDAIRAAVPDARITWFRQPGGEWTYPVASICAELGMTPLHWAVDPADWQAPGAEKVTSAVLSDTGPGSIVLMHDAGGDRRGTVEALHRILPELVGRYQLEALPTNPT